One genomic window of Arachis hypogaea cultivar Tifrunner chromosome 8, arahy.Tifrunner.gnm2.J5K5, whole genome shotgun sequence includes the following:
- the LOC112705084 gene encoding uncharacterized protein has translation MSENVGSGTGSSLPSIPRPTPAVSRRKNATGNRSDIGWKHGIDVQGNGKKVKCNYCSKTISGGIYRFKHHLAGTKEDSEPCASVPEEVKAVMLKVCVEAKEASLKKRRFGDDEDYPEQTEKEKDNSQQKGKDIRNFVTKGKGAQVQSTINQMMKKDLKEQCDQQCAIFFYTSAIPFNVIKNPEFLKFCEMVGRYGIGYKPPSYHELRETQLKKAVNNVDEMLTEFKAEWKRTGCSIMSDGWTDKKRRSICNFLVNSPKGTVFLYSLDTSDISKTTDKVVKMLEDAVEFVGEENVVQIVTDNAANYKAAGERMMETRKSLYWTPCAAHCIDLILEDFEKKLKVHETTIKKGRKITTFIYSRSMLISMLRNFTKGKDLVRPGATRFATAYLTLTCLHDNKGPLMTMFTSADWKTTKVASTPEGIIVQNMALDSRLWKNIVICLKAAAPLITVLRLVDSDEKPAMGFIFEGMRNAKETIKTNFGCVKKSYEPIWEIIDGRWESQLHRPLHAAAYYLNPHYHYEPNFMVDDADIKIGLYSCLKKLVPNQEERKKVGLQLPDFHYARGLFGNETAKSSRKTMLPAEWWDFYGDSCPELKKFAIRVLNLTCSSSGCERNWSAFEMVHTKRRNRLHQKKMNDLVYVMYNLKLKGKQIRKTPELEFDAVHSDDEWITEDVNENIAESVEHSHLPMNDNTNDDPNSNEFAIPDFVGRVEPEAERNDVSDEDGEDDDVDAMEDEDIGGFEF, from the exons atgtcTGAGAATGTTGGTTCAGGGACAGGGTCTTCGCTTCCTAGTATTCCTAGACCTACACCTGCTGTTTCTAGGAGAAAAAATGCAACTGGAAATAGAAGTGATATAGGATGGAAACATGGGATTGATGTTCAAGGCAATGGTAAAAAAGTGAAGTGTAATTATTGCTCAAAGACTATAAGCGGAGGGATTTACAGATTCAAGCATCATCTTGCCGGTACTAAAGAGGATTCAGAGCCTTGTGCTTCAGTACCTGAAGAAGTGAAGGCTGTGATGTTGAAAGTCTGTGTGGAGGCTAAAGAAGCATCATTGAAGAAGAGAAGATTTGGTGATGATGAGGATTATCctgaacaaacagaaaaggaaaaggacAATTCTCAACAAAAGGGGAAAGATATTCGCAACTTTGTCACAAAAGGAAAAGGGGCTCAAGTTCAATCAACAATAAATCAAATGATGAAGAAGGATCTAAAGGAACAATGTGATCAACAATGTGCCATATTTTTCTATACAAGTGCTATTCCTTTCAATGTTATTAAGAATCCCGAATTTTTAAAGTTTTGTGAGATGGTTGGTAGATATGGAATTGGCTATAAACCTCCTTCTTACCATGAGTTAAGAGAAAcccaattaaagaaagcagtGAACAATGTTGATGAAATGCTTACTGAATTTAAAGCAGAGTGGAAGAGAACTGGTTGTTCAATCATGTCGGATGGATGGACTGATAAAAAAAGGCGTAGTATTTGTAATTTTTTGGTGAACAGCCCTAAAGGAACAGTTTTTCTTTATTCATTGGACACTTCTGACATCTCGAAAACAACGGATAAAGTTGTCAAAATGCTAGAAGATGCCGTAGAATTTGTTGGTGAAGAGAATGTAGTCCAAATTGTTACAGATAATGCTGCTAATTATaaggctgctggagaaagaatGATGGAGACTAGAAAAAGTTTGTATTGGACACCATGTGCTGCACACTGCATAGATTTGATATTGGAGGATTTTGAAAAGAAGCTAAAGGTGCATGAAACAACcataaaaaagggaagaaaaatcaCCACTTTTATCTACTCTCGGAGTATGCTCATTAGCATGTTGAGGAATTTTACGAAGGGAAAGGACTTGGTTCGGCCAGGTGCCACAAGATTCGCCACTGCGTATTTGACTCTCACTTGTCTTCATGATAATAAAGGACCGTTGATGACTATGTTTACTTCTGCTGATTGGAAGACAACTAAGGTTGCATCAACGCCTGAAGGAATAATAGTTCAAAACATGGCCTTGGATAGTAGGCTATGGAAGAATATTGTCATATGCCTCAAGGCTGCTGCTCCTCTCATTACAGTCCTTCGCTTGGTTGATTCAGATGAAAAACCAGCCATGGGTTTCATCTTTGAAGGCATGAGAAACGCCAAAGAAACAATCAAGACTAACTTCGGTTGTGTTAAAAAGAG TTATGAACCTATATGGGAAATTATTGATGGAAGGTGGGAAAGTCAATTGCATAGACCATTGCATGCAGCTGCGTATTATCTTAATCCTCATTATCACTATGAACCAAATTTCATGGTTGATGATGCTGACATTAAGATTGGTCTATATAGTTGTTTGAAAAAATTGGTTCCTAACcaggaagaaaggaaaaaggttgGTCTACAGCTTCCTGACTTTCATTATGCTAGAGGCCTCTTTGGTAATGAAACTGCAAAGAGTAGTAGGAAGACCATGCTACCTGCTGAGTGGTGGGACTTCTATGGAGATAGTTGTCCAGAACTAAAGAAGTTTGCTATCCGAGTTCTAAACTTAACTTGTAGTTCATCTGGTTGTGAGCGTAATTGGAGTGCATTTGAAATG GTTCATACAAAGAGAAGAAATCGGTtgcatcaaaagaaaatgaatgatCTAGTGTATGTGATGTATAATTTGAAGTTAAAGGGCAAGCAAATTAGAAAAACTCCAGAACTTGAATTTGATGCAGTGCATTCTGATGATGAGTGGATAACTGAGGATGTTAATGAAAATATTGCTGAAAGTGTTGAGCATTCTCACTTGCCAATGAATGACAATACTAATGATGATCCAAATAGTAATGAATTTGCTATTCCAG attttgTTGGCCGTGTTGAACCTGAGGCTGAAAGAAATGATGTTTCTGATGAAGATggtgaagatgatgatgttgatgccatggaagatgaagatattggagGATTTGAGTTTTAG
- the LOC112706394 gene encoding branched-chain-amino-acid aminotransferase 2, chloroplastic: protein MIRRALCFPSFIRKSLLIPPVISPYSNSSSKIGAYNGYASQTSSLEVPDSAPYRENDEYADVDWDNLGFGLMPTDYMYVNKCGAGQHFGHGQLNPYGNIHLSPSAAVLNYGQGLFEGTKAYRKENGQLLLFRPEQNAIRMKSGAQRMCMEAPSVDQFVNALKQTALANKRWVPPPGKGSLYLRPLLIGSGAVLGLAPAPEYTFLIYASPVRNYFKEGSAPLNLYVEENFDRASRRGTGSVKTISNYAPVLMAQLRAKKNGFSDVLYLDSATKKNLEEVSSCNIFIAKGRCISTPGTNGTILAGITRKSVIELARDHGYEVEERAVAVDELMEADEVFCTGTAVGVAPVGAITYQNTRMEYKTGSGTICQELYNTLLGIQTGVIEDKKGWIIEID from the exons ATGATTCGAAGAGCTCTATGCTTCCCCAGTTTCATCAGGAAATCGCTGCTTATTCCACCCGTTATTTCTCCTTATTCTAATTCTTCCTCCAAG ATCGGAGCTTACAATGGGTATGCATCTCAGACGTCTTCTCTTGAAGTTCCGGACTCAGCACCTTACAG GGAAAATGATGAGTATGCTGATGTGGACTGGGATAACCTTGGATTTGGACTAATGCCAACTGATTACATGTATGTAAACAAATGTGGTGCGGGGCAGCATTTTGGACATGGACAACTCAATCCTTATGGCAACATTCACCTTAGCCCATCAGCTGCTGTCTTAAATTATGGGCag GGATTATTCGAAGGCACGAAAGCATACAGAAAAGAGAACGGGCAACTGCTTCTGTTCCGTCCAGAACAAAATGCCATTCGGATGAAGAGTGGCGCACAAAGAATGTGCATGGAAGCCCCTTCCGTTGACCAATTTGTCAACGCTTTGAAACAAACTGCTTTGGCTAATAAGCGCTGG GTTCCTCCTCCGGGGAAAGGATCGTTGTACCTTAGGCCTCTGCTTATAGGAAGCGGTGCGGTTTTGGGTTTGGCTCCAGCACCTGAATACACTTTCCTCATATATGCTTCCCCTGTTCGCAACTATTTCAAA GAGGGCTCTGCGCCACTCAACTTGTACGTAGAGGAGAATTTTGATCGTGCTTCTCGCCGCGGCACCGGCAGCGTTAAAACCATTTCTAATTATGCCCCT GTATTGATGGCGCAACTTAGAGCCAAGAAGAATGGATTTTCGGATGTGTTGTACCTGGACTCAGCCACCAAGAAGAATCTAGAGGAGGTTTCTTCTTGTAACATTTTTATTGCCAAG GGAAGATGCATCTCAACACCTGGTACTAATGGAACCATTCTTGCTGGAATCACGAGAAAAAGCGTAATTGAACTTGCCCGTGATCACGGCTATGAGGTAGAAGAGCGTGCTGTAGCTGTGGATGAATTAATGGAGGCTGATGAGGTTTTCTGCACAGGAACTGCTGTTGGTGTTGCTCCAGTCGGAGCCATCACATACCAAAATACAAG GATGGAATATAAAACGGGTTCTGGAACTATTTGTCAAGAGCTGTACAATACCCTTTTGGGAATTCAAACCGGCGTTATTGAAGATAAGAAGGGATGGATCATTGAAATTGACTGA